One window of the Rhizorhabdus dicambivorans genome contains the following:
- the folP gene encoding dihydropteroate synthase: MTAISRYARLYFQPTAFVAAPFGLDGRVARLAGGLLWFSAYEVIAVDGGRRMASRLVPVEAVDGFLGTLTEEQAGDARATIARITAQRPALHLGNRVLPLDQPQIMLILNMTPDSFSDGGALIDDPAAAADAGFAMVEAGAAIVDVGGESTRPRAQPVWEGDEIARVEPVVRRLAAGGAIVSIDTRKAAVMKAALEAGAAIVNDVSALCHDPQSVALLARHDCPVVLMHHQGDPQTMQDRPHYDDALIEVYDWLAERIAFAEGAGIARSRLIVDPGIGFGKTLRHNLQLLNGLALFHGLGCPILLGASRKRIIGALSNEAPVDQRLGGSVALALYGAQMGAQILRVHDVPETLQAIRVWRGLRDEALTPPLF; encoded by the coding sequence ATGACCGCCATCTCCCGCTACGCCCGCCTCTATTTCCAGCCGACCGCCTTCGTCGCGGCGCCCTTCGGGCTCGATGGCCGGGTGGCGCGGCTGGCGGGCGGGTTGCTCTGGTTCTCGGCCTATGAAGTTATCGCGGTCGATGGCGGCAGGCGGATGGCGAGCCGGCTGGTGCCGGTCGAGGCGGTCGACGGTTTCCTTGGCACGCTGACCGAGGAACAGGCCGGGGATGCGCGGGCGACGATCGCGCGGATCACCGCGCAGCGCCCCGCGCTGCATCTCGGCAACCGCGTGCTTCCGCTCGATCAGCCGCAGATCATGCTGATCCTCAATATGACACCCGACAGCTTTTCGGACGGCGGTGCGCTGATCGACGATCCGGCGGCGGCGGCCGATGCCGGCTTCGCGATGGTCGAGGCTGGCGCGGCGATCGTCGATGTCGGCGGGGAATCGACCCGGCCGCGCGCGCAGCCGGTGTGGGAAGGCGATGAGATCGCCCGGGTCGAGCCTGTCGTGCGGCGGCTGGCGGCGGGCGGCGCGATCGTCTCGATCGACACCCGCAAGGCGGCGGTAATGAAGGCGGCGCTGGAGGCGGGGGCGGCGATCGTCAACGATGTGTCGGCGCTATGCCATGATCCGCAGTCGGTGGCCCTGCTGGCACGCCACGACTGCCCGGTGGTGCTGATGCACCATCAGGGCGATCCGCAGACGATGCAGGACCGGCCGCATTATGACGATGCCCTGATCGAGGTCTATGACTGGCTGGCCGAGCGGATCGCCTTTGCCGAGGGCGCTGGCATCGCGCGGAGCCGGTTGATCGTCGATCCCGGCATCGGCTTCGGCAAGACGCTGCGGCATAATCTCCAGCTTTTGAATGGGTTGGCGCTGTTCCACGGCCTGGGCTGCCCGATCCTGCTCGGCGCCAGCCGCAAGCGGATCATCGGCGCACTGTCAAACGAGGCGCCGGTCGACCAGCGACTGGGAGGTTCGGTCGCGCTGGCGCTGTACGGCGCACAGATGGGGGCGCAGATCTTGCGGGTGCATGATGTGCCGGAGACGCTGCAGGCGATCCGGGTGTGGCGTGGGCTCAGAGATGAAGCGCTGACGCCGCCACTCTTCTAG